In Flavobacterium sp. N3904, one DNA window encodes the following:
- a CDS encoding replication-associated recombination protein A — translation MEAPLAERIRPQNLEDYISQAHLVGPNGSLTQQIAKGIIPSLIFWGPPGTGKTTLAQIIAQESKRPFYILSAINSGVKDIRDVIEKAKQSGGLFTTKNPILFIDEIHRFSKSQQDSLLAAVEKGWITLIGATTENPSFEVIPALLSRCQVYVLNAFTKADLEHLLQRAMKTDAYLASKRIELRETEALLRLSGGDGRKLLNIFELVVNASAEDEVLITNDRVFELVQQNTVLYDKSGEQHYDIVSAFIKSIRGSDPNGAVYWLARMIEGGEDVKFIARRMLILSCEDIGNANPTAFIMANNAFQAVSTIGYPESRIILSQCAIYLATSPKSNASYLAIGTAQQLVKQTGDLPVPIHLRNAPTKLMKELGYGEDYKYSHDYANNFAEQEFLPDALSNTSIYIPGTNSRENTTREFLKNRWKDKYGY, via the coding sequence CCACTCGCAGAACGCATACGCCCACAAAATCTAGAAGACTATATCAGTCAGGCCCATTTGGTTGGACCTAACGGTTCTTTGACACAACAAATAGCAAAAGGAATTATTCCGTCGTTAATTTTTTGGGGGCCACCCGGAACGGGCAAGACAACTTTGGCACAAATTATTGCGCAAGAGTCGAAACGTCCTTTTTATATATTGAGTGCCATTAATTCGGGAGTGAAGGACATTCGGGATGTAATTGAAAAAGCGAAACAAAGTGGTGGTTTATTTACGACAAAAAACCCTATTTTGTTTATTGATGAGATTCATCGTTTTAGCAAATCACAACAAGATTCTTTATTGGCTGCGGTCGAAAAAGGATGGATTACGCTTATTGGTGCTACTACCGAAAACCCCAGTTTTGAAGTGATACCTGCTTTGTTATCTCGTTGTCAGGTATATGTTTTGAATGCGTTTACCAAGGCAGATTTAGAACATTTGTTGCAAAGAGCGATGAAAACAGATGCTTATTTGGCTTCAAAAAGAATTGAATTAAGAGAAACAGAGGCATTATTGCGACTTTCCGGAGGCGATGGACGAAAGCTATTAAATATTTTTGAACTGGTCGTAAACGCTTCCGCTGAAGACGAAGTCTTGATTACCAATGACCGAGTTTTTGAATTGGTGCAACAAAATACGGTTTTGTATGACAAAAGTGGCGAACAACATTATGACATTGTTTCGGCATTTATAAAATCGATTCGGGGCAGTGATCCCAACGGTGCTGTTTATTGGCTGGCACGAATGATTGAAGGCGGTGAGGATGTGAAATTTATTGCACGAAGAATGTTGATTTTGTCCTGTGAAGATATTGGAAATGCCAATCCTACTGCTTTTATTATGGCCAATAATGCATTCCAGGCAGTATCGACTATTGGTTATCCCGAAAGCCGAATTATTTTGAGTCAATGTGCTATTTATCTTGCCACTTCGCCTAAAAGCAACGCCTCCTATTTGGCTATAGGAACGGCTCAACAATTAGTAAAACAAACAGGTGATCTACCTGTACCGATTCATTTGCGCAATGCTCCTACCAAACTTATGAAGGAATTGGGATATGGTGAAGATTATAAATATTCGCATGATTATGCCAATAACTTTGCTGAACAAGAATTTTTACCAGACGCCCTTAGCAACACCTCTATTTATATTCCAGGTACTAATTCCAGAGAAAACACAACTCGTGAATTCTTAAAAAATCGTTGGAAAGATAAATACGGGTATTGA